The DNA sequence CGTCCATCACGTAGAACGGGCTGGGGCGCGCCTTGAAGATGGCCACCAGCAGGGCGACGGCGGTCAGCGACCGCTCGCCGCCCGACAGCAGCGACAGCCGCTTGACCTTCTTGCCCGGCGGCCGCGCCTCCACGTCCACGCCGGTGGCCAGCATGTCGTCGGGGTCGGTGAGGACGAGCCGGCCCTCGCCGCCCGGGAACAGCCGGGAGAAGACGCCCTCGAACTCCCGGGCCGTGTCCCGGTACGCCTCGGTGAAGACCTCCTCCACCCGCCGGTCCACGTCCTTCACCACCTGGAGCAGGTCGGCCCGGGTCTTCTTCAGGTCCTCCAGCTGCTCCGAGAGGAACTTGTGCCGCTCCTCCAGCGCCGCGAACTCCTCCAGCGCCAGCGGGTTGACCTTCCCCAGCTGCTGGTACGCCCGCTCGGCGGCGCGCAGCCGCTTCTCCTGCTCGGCCCGGACGTACGGGACGGGCGCGAGCTCCCGCGGCTCCTCGCCCTCCGCCGGGGGCGACGGCGGCACCGGCTGATCCGGACCGTACTCGGCGGCCAGCGCCGCCGGTTCGATGCCGAACTCCTCCAGCGCCTTCGCCTCCAACTGCTCGATACGCAGCCGCTTCTCGGCCCCCAGCACCTCGCCCCGGTGCACCGAGTCGGTGAGCTTGTCCAGCTCGGACTTGAGGTCGCGCGCCCGGTTGCGGCCGGTCACGAGCTCGCGTTCGCGCTCCGCCTTCGCCGCCTCCGCGGTCCGCCGCTCCTCGTCCGCGCGGACCAGTGACACCTCGACGTGGGCCAGCAGTTGCCGGGCTCCGGCCGCGACGGCCGTGGCGACCTCGGCCTCGTGCCGCAGCCGCGCCCGCCGCCGCTCGGCGCGCTCCCGCGCCTCCCGCTCGGCGCGCGCCGCCCGGTCCAGCGAATCCGCCCGGCCCGCCAGGGCCTTGGCCCGCTCCTCGTGGGTGCGCAGCTGGAGCCGGGCCTCCATCTCGGTCTGCCGGGCGTTGGCGCCGTCGGCGGCCAGCCGGTCGCGGACCGCGGTGTCCGGTTCCTCGACGAGTTCGTCCTCGCCCAGCTCCTCGGCCGCGGCCAGCCGCGCGGCCAGCTCCTCGGCCTCCTCCCGCGCCCGGACCAGGGCGTCCTCCGCGTGGGCGGCCGCGGCGGCGGCCCGCTCGGCCTCACCCGCCGCCGCGCGGGCCTGCCCGGCGAGCCCGCCGAGCAGCTGCGCGGACCGGGACTTCTCCCGGTCGGCGGCGCTCAGCCGGGCGGCCAGCTCCTCGACGAGGGCGGCGCGGCGGACCCGCTCCTCCCCCGCCTCCCGCTGCGCGCGGGCCAGCGCGGCGCAGCGTTCGTCCAGTTCGGCCCGCTCGGCGGCGGCCTCGTCGACGGCCGCCCGCACCTCCAGCAGGCTGGGCGCGCCCTCGGACCCGCCCTGGGCGAGGTGAGCGCCGAGGACGTCGCCCTCGGCGGTGACGGCGGTCAGCTCCGGCCGCGCGGCGACCAGGCGTTCGGCGTCCTCCAGCGCGTCCACGACCACGACGCCGTCCAGCAGCCGCCGCACGGCGGGCAGCAGTTCGTCGGGGCCGGTGACCAGGCCGGCGGCGTACCGCCCGACGGGCGGGGCGGGGCGCTCCGGGACGGCGGCAAAAGGGGCACCGCCGAGCAGCAGGACCGCGCGGCCCGCGTCCTCCTTCTTCAGCAGCCGCAGGGCCTCGGCGGCGGCCGGGAGGCCGGTGACGGCGACGCCGTCGGCGACGGCGCCCAGGGCGGCGGCCACGGGGAGTTCGTACCCGGGGGCGACGGTGAGGAGTTCCGCGGCCGGGCCCAGCAGCCCGTCCCACCGCTCCCCCGCCGCCAGCAGGGCGCCCGTGCCGTCCTTGCGGCGCAGGCCCAGGGCCAGGGCGTCGTGCCGGGCGGTGACGGCGGCCCGGCGGCGCTCGGCGTCCGTGGCGGCCTCGCGGGCGGCGGCCAACGCGGCGTCGGCCTCGGCCAGCGCCTCCTTGGCGGCCCGCAGCCCGTCGGCGAGTTCGGCGTCGCCGGCGTCGGTGCCGTCCGCCTCGGCCTGCCGGAGCTCGTACTCCTCCCGGGCGGCCGCCGCGCGCTCCCGGGCCTCGTCGCGGGCGGTCGCCAGCCGGCCGGCCTCGGCCTCGGCGGAGGCCACCCGGCCGCGGGCGGCGGTGACCCGGCCCTGGAGCCGGGCGAGCTGCTCCCGCCGGTCGGCGAGGGCGCGGGCGGCGTCGCGCAGCCGGCGTTCCTCGTCGGCGAGGCGGCGTTCGAGGTCGGCGCGGTGGGCGGAGGTGTCCTCCAGGGCGCGGCCCGCGGCCTCCACGGCGGCCTCCAGCTCGGCCTCCTGCTCGCGGATGCGGGCCGCCTCGCGCTCCAGGTCCTCGGGGTCGCGGCCGCGCCGCTCCTCGGCGGAGGCGGCGGTGGCGCTGGTGACCCGGGCGTCCGCGAGGCCGATGGTGCCGCGCACCCGCTCGGCGAGGCGGGAGAGCTCGTACCAGGTCTGCTGGGCCGTGGCGAGCCGTGGCGCCAGCTCCTCGACCTGCCGCTCCAGTTCGGCCTCCCGGCGGGCGGCCTCGCGCAGCTCGGCCTCGGTGGCGTCCTTGCGGCTCTTGAGCGCGGCCTCGTCGGCGATCTCGGCGCGCAGCGCCTCGCGGAGGGCCGTCAGGTCGTCGGCCAGCAGCCGCAGCCGGGCGTCGCGGAGGTCGGCCTGGATGACGGCGGCCCGGCGGGCCACGGCGGCCTGCCGGCCCAGCGGCTTGAGCTGGCGGCGCAGTTCGTCGCTGAGGTCCTGGACGCGGGCGAGGTTGGCCTTCATCGCGTCCAGCTTCCGGAGCGCCTTCTCCTTGCGCTTGCGGTGCTTGAGGACGCCCGCGGCCTCCTCGATGAAGGCGCGGCGGCCGGCGGGGTCGGCGTGCAGGACGGAGTCGAGCTGCCCTTGGCCGACGATGACGTGCATCTCGCGGCCGATGCCGGAGTCGGAGAGGAGCTCCTGGATGTCGAGGAGGCGGCAGGTGTCCCCGTTGATCTGGTACTCGCTGCCGCCGTTGCGGAACATGATCCGCGTGATGGTGACCTCGGCGTACTCGATGGGGAGCGCGCCGTCGGAGTTGTCGATGGTGAGCGAGACCTCGGCGCGGCCGAGCGGCGGCCGGCCGGTCGTCCCGGCGAAGATGACGTCCTCCATCTTGCCGCCGCGCAGCGACTTGGCGCCCTGCTCGCCCATGACCCAGGAGAGGGCGTCCACGACGTTCGACTTGCCGGAGCCGTTGGGGCCCACGACGCAGGTGATGCCGGGCTCGAAGCGCAGGGTGGTGGCGGAGGCGAAGGACTTGAACCCGCGCAGGG is a window from the Streptomyces mobaraensis genome containing:
- the smc gene encoding chromosome segregation protein SMC — translated: MHLKSLTLRGFKSFASATTLRFEPGITCVVGPNGSGKSNVVDALSWVMGEQGAKSLRGGKMEDVIFAGTTGRPPLGRAEVSLTIDNSDGALPIEYAEVTITRIMFRNGGSEYQINGDTCRLLDIQELLSDSGIGREMHVIVGQGQLDSVLHADPAGRRAFIEEAAGVLKHRKRKEKALRKLDAMKANLARVQDLSDELRRQLKPLGRQAAVARRAAVIQADLRDARLRLLADDLTALREALRAEIADEAALKSRKDATEAELREAARREAELERQVEELAPRLATAQQTWYELSRLAERVRGTIGLADARVTSATAASAEERRGRDPEDLEREAARIREQEAELEAAVEAAGRALEDTSAHRADLERRLADEERRLRDAARALADRREQLARLQGRVTAARGRVASAEAEAGRLATARDEARERAAAAREEYELRQAEADGTDAGDAELADGLRAAKEALAEADAALAAAREAATDAERRRAAVTARHDALALGLRRKDGTGALLAAGERWDGLLGPAAELLTVAPGYELPVAAALGAVADGVAVTGLPAAAEALRLLKKEDAGRAVLLLGGAPFAAVPERPAPPVGRYAAGLVTGPDELLPAVRRLLDGVVVVDALEDAERLVAARPELTAVTAEGDVLGAHLAQGGSEGAPSLLEVRAAVDEAAAERAELDERCAALARAQREAGEERVRRAALVEELAARLSAADREKSRSAQLLGGLAGQARAAAGEAERAAAAAAHAEDALVRAREEAEELAARLAAAEELGEDELVEEPDTAVRDRLAADGANARQTEMEARLQLRTHEERAKALAGRADSLDRAARAEREARERAERRRARLRHEAEVATAVAAGARQLLAHVEVSLVRADEERRTAEAAKAERERELVTGRNRARDLKSELDKLTDSVHRGEVLGAEKRLRIEQLEAKALEEFGIEPAALAAEYGPDQPVPPSPPAEGEEPRELAPVPYVRAEQEKRLRAAERAYQQLGKVNPLALEEFAALEERHKFLSEQLEDLKKTRADLLQVVKDVDRRVEEVFTEAYRDTAREFEGVFSRLFPGGEGRLVLTDPDDMLATGVDVEARPPGKKVKRLSLLSGGERSLTAVALLVAIFKARPSPFYVMDEVEAALDDTNLQRLIGIMRELQESSQLIVITHQKRTMEVADALYGVSMQGDGVSKVISQRLR